One genomic window of Coregonus clupeaformis isolate EN_2021a chromosome 12, ASM2061545v1, whole genome shotgun sequence includes the following:
- the pcif1 gene encoding mRNA (2'-O-methyladenosine-N(6)-)-methyltransferase, translating to MTSENHTTVKGDTAMVMSPTGSATQGSPVSPSTSKPMPELPDELVQAGWSKCWSKRENRPYWFNRFTNQSLWEMPVLGQHDVISDPLGLNAAPAEGTGDAGVGNGQRKRRLSEEAAQGGPNSFKRPKIEVGIPVTPTTPTVPISPITPGAKPWNSTTGTEDKPGQHSMPAPAPYRPTVIYWDLDIQTNAVIRERAPANHLPPHPEMELQRAQLTTKLRQHYHELCYQREGIEPPRESFNRWLLERKVLDKGPDPLLPSECDPIISPSMFREVMNDIPIRLSRIKYKEEARKLLFKYAEAAKKMIDSRNATPDSRKVVKWNAEDTMNWLRRDHSASKEDYMDRLDHLRKQCGPHVAAVAKDSVEGICTKIYHISAEYVRRIHQTHQALLKDCNVSDPEAAEVQDRLVYCYPVRLALPSPAQPRVELHFENDIACLRYKGEMVKVNRSYFAKLELLYRYSCIDDPRFQKFLSRVWCLIKRYQVMFGAGVNEGTGLQGALPVPVFEALNKQFGVTFECFASPLNSYFKQFCSAFPDTDGFFGSRGPFLNFSPASGSFEANPPFSEELMDAMVTHFEKLLEKSSEPLSFIIFVPEWRDPLTPALHRMETSAFRRHQMSVPAFEHEYRSGSQHICKKEEMYYKAVHGTVVIFLQNAAGFAKWEPTPERVQELLAAYQVCRRALGSPGPSSAPTTPTPASAGGSGDKDSIAAKTAPERSASLDTSPASQDNNSSSSSPVEKTTPPPETASV from the exons ATGACAAGTGAGAATCACACAACAGTGAAGGGGGACACCGCTATGGTGATGTCTCCCACAGGCTCTGCCACACAGGGGTCTCCCGTTTCACCTTCAACCAGCAAACCAATGCCAGAGTTGCCAG ACGAGCTCGTCCAGGCAGGCTGGTCGAAATGCTGGAGCAAGCGGGAGAATCGGCCCTACTGGTTCAACCGCTTCACCAATCAGTCGCTGTGGGAGATGCCAGTCCTGGGGCAGCACGATGTCATT TCTGACCCGCTGGGTTTGAACGCTGCCCCAGCCGAGGGGACAGGCGATGCCGGCGTGGGCAACGGGCAGCGCAAGAGACGCCTGTCAGAGGAGGCCGCCCAGGGGGGTCCAAACAGCTTCAAGAGGCCCAAG ATTGAGGTTGGTATACCTGTAACCCCAACCACCCCCACAGTTCCCATCTCACCCATTACCCCTGGGGCTAAGCCATGGAACTCTACCACAGGCACAGAGGACAAGCCAGGGCAGCACTCAATGCCCGCACCGGCCCCATACCGTCCCACCGT AATATACTGGGACCTGGACATTCAGACGAACGCAGTGATCAGAGAGCGAGCCCCCGCCAACCATCTACCTCCCCACCCGGAGATGGAGCTCCAACGCGCCCAGCTCACCACCAAGCTACGGCAGCACTACCACGAGCTCTGCTACCAACGAGAAG GTATTGAGCCCCCACGGGAGTCCTTCAACCGCTGGCTGCTGGAGCGCAAGGTGCTGGACAAAGGGCCCGACCCCCTATTGCCCAGCGAGTGTGACCCCATCATCTCCCCGTCCATGTTCAGAGAGGTCATGAACGACATCCCCATCAG GTTGTCCCGCATCAAGTACAAAGAGGAGGCCCGAAAGCTCTTATTCAAATATGCCGAAGCTGCCAAGAAAATGATTGACTCGAG AAACGCCACACCAGACAGCCGAAAGGTTGTGAAATGGAATGCGGAGGACACCATGAACTGGCTACGGAGAGACCACTCGGCCAGTAAAGAGGActacatg gATCGTCTGGATCACTTGCGGAAACAGTGTGGTCCCCACGTAGCGGCAGTGGCCAAAGACTCTGTGGAGGGGATCTGTACGAAGATCTACCACATATCAGCAGAGTACGTGCGACGCATTCACCAAACCCACCAGGCGCTGCTGAAGGACTGCAACGTGTCGG ACCCAGAGGCAGCCGAGGTGCAGGACAGGCTGGTGTACTGCTACCCCGTCCGGCTGGCCCTGCCCTCGCCGGCTCAGCCACGCGTGGAGCTGCACTTTGAGAACGACATCGCCTGCCTGCGCTACAAGGGAGAGATGGTCAAGGTCAACCGCAGCTACTTCGCCAAGCTG GAGCTCTTGTACCGATACAGCTGCATCGACGATCCCAGGTTCCAGAAGTTCCTGTCACGAGTGTGGTGCCTTATCAAGAGATACCAG GTGATGTTTGGCGCCGGGGTGAATGAGGGGACGGGCTTACAGGGGGCTCTCCCCGTGCCGGTCTTTGAGGCCCTCAACAAGCAGTTTGGGGTGACCTTTGAGTGTTTTGCCTCGCCGCTCAACTCCTACTTCAAGCAGTTCTGCTCTGCCTTCCCCGACACCGATGGCTTTTTCGGATCCAGGGG GCCCTTCCTGAACTTCTCACCAGCCAGTGGCTCCTTTGAGGCCAACCCTCCCTTCAGTGAGGAGCTGATGGATGCCATGGTGACACACTTTGAG AAACTTCTGGAGAAGTCCAGCGAGCCCCTGTCCTTTATCATCTTCGTCCCGGAGTGGCGAGACCCGCTGACCCCGGCCCTCCACCGCATGGAGACCAGCGCCTTCCGCCGCCACCAGATGTCGGTGCCCGCCTTCGAGCACGAGTACCGCAGCGGCTCGCAGCACATCTGCAAGAA ggaagaGATGTACTACAAGGCCGTCCATGGCACGGTGGTCATCTTCCTGCAGAATGCTGCCGGCTTTGCCAAGTGGGAGCCCACGCCGGAGCGTGTCCAGGAGTTGCTGGCAGCCTATCAGGTTTGCAGGCGAGCCTTGGGCTCCCCAGGCCCCTCCTCCGCTCCCACTACGCCCACGCCGGCCAGCGCAGGGGGGTCGGGGGACAAAGACTCTATTGCCGCCAAGACGGCACCCGAGCGATCAGCCAGTTTAGACACATCACCCGCTAGCCAGGACAacaacagcagtagtagtagtccTGTGGAAAAGACTACACCACCTCCCGAGACAGCCAGCGTTTAA